A window of the Frigoriglobus tundricola genome harbors these coding sequences:
- a CDS encoding ParB/RepB/Spo0J family partition protein — translation MSGASKLFHRVGGKISESIGGGGVQELLTTPAPAQAVTGSMVGRGRNRHAGTIDIAMVVPDPDQPRKEFTEEALNRLAESLKKRGQMQNVRVRWSAELQKWVLISGERRYRAALRAGLKTLNCEFIERELSEVEKLEDMLVENCLREDLNAVELAESYEKLIRLRGCTAKELAASLDVSPSAVTKALGLLKLPEDLRAAVAIGELPRITAYEISRLEGEDSQREMAERVKQEGLTNTQIAEAVQETRGRRNHAASKTGRRLACSLASGSSVTVAGKEELTLDAFIGALGEVLKVAKKAKADGRTLEDLPGMLKSKDKTKESRKAVTENAA, via the coding sequence GCTCTTTCACAGGGTCGGCGGGAAGATCAGCGAGAGCATCGGCGGCGGCGGCGTTCAAGAGCTGCTTACCACGCCAGCGCCGGCGCAGGCCGTCACCGGCAGCATGGTCGGCCGCGGCCGCAACCGCCATGCCGGCACGATCGACATCGCGATGGTGGTGCCGGATCCCGATCAGCCGCGCAAGGAGTTCACCGAAGAAGCTCTTAATCGGCTCGCCGAGTCGCTGAAGAAGCGCGGCCAGATGCAAAACGTCCGCGTACGCTGGTCCGCTGAATTGCAGAAGTGGGTTCTGATCAGCGGCGAGCGGCGCTATCGCGCGGCGCTGCGCGCGGGTCTCAAGACGCTCAACTGCGAATTCATCGAGCGCGAGCTGAGCGAGGTCGAGAAGCTCGAGGACATGCTGGTTGAGAACTGCCTGCGGGAGGACCTGAACGCGGTTGAGCTGGCCGAGTCCTACGAGAAACTCATCCGGCTGCGGGGCTGCACGGCGAAGGAGCTGGCCGCCTCGCTCGACGTGAGCCCGTCGGCCGTGACCAAAGCGCTCGGGCTGCTCAAGCTGCCCGAGGACTTGCGCGCCGCGGTGGCAATCGGCGAACTGCCGCGCATCACAGCGTATGAAATTTCTCGGCTCGAGGGTGAAGACTCGCAGCGAGAAATGGCAGAGCGGGTGAAGCAAGAGGGGCTCACCAACACGCAGATCGCCGAAGCGGTGCAGGAGACCCGCGGGCGGCGGAACCATGCGGCGAGCAAGACCGGACGGCGGCTGGCATGCTCGCTGGCGAGTGGCAGCAGCGTGACGGTTGCCGGCAAGGAGGAGCTGACGCTCGATGCATTCATCGGTGCGCTCGGGGAGGTGCTAAAGGTGGCGAAGAAGGCTAAGGCGGACGGAAGGACGCTGGAGGATCTGCCTGGAATGTTGAAGTCGAAGGACAAAACGAAAGAGAGTCGCAAGGCGGTCACGGAGAACGCGGCGTAA
- a CDS encoding leucine-rich repeat domain-containing protein: protein MHTLPLQSTVTIKKDLANCIKVRLVNDMTHSKIKNIIAALPVDTAERQAFGRELAARGEPLGEFILVQCELARLQQLIPPPLSRSMPADRVSALTEQFQNLTRREGDLWKRYAQDWTQPAKELGVGDVLFVNGAPDTLYIDDATAFAANIDAIVQTLPTARRVSFRFPDIMEVSQKEVIRTVCSAPNLSHFETIGFVGWDGDRIASVMATSPNLNGLQTLDLLDCNVGPAGATAIFRSKHLRSLRQLDLSGNPIGPAGVAAVGESSLRALKTLRLLSTGIGDAGAHALSKGAAALPSLRRLDVSDNPLSLDAISAILNSPALARVTVDISTDHLPAAIAAGINKKLSEHNDFGQGANAGRE, encoded by the coding sequence ATGCACACCTTGCCATTGCAGTCAACAGTCACTATTAAAAAAGACCTTGCGAATTGCATTAAAGTTCGCTTAGTTAATGATATGACACACAGTAAGATTAAAAACATCATTGCCGCTCTGCCTGTTGACACAGCAGAACGCCAGGCCTTTGGACGTGAACTCGCCGCGCGGGGCGAACCGCTCGGTGAGTTCATCCTCGTACAGTGTGAACTCGCGAGGTTGCAGCAGTTGATACCGCCTCCCCTTTCCCGCTCAATGCCTGCGGATCGGGTATCGGCGCTCACCGAGCAATTTCAGAATCTGACGCGACGGGAGGGCGACCTGTGGAAACGCTATGCTCAAGATTGGACTCAACCCGCGAAAGAACTGGGCGTTGGGGATGTGTTATTCGTGAACGGTGCGCCCGACACGCTGTACATCGATGATGCCACCGCCTTCGCTGCGAACATCGACGCAATCGTCCAGACACTCCCGACGGCGCGGCGAGTTTCTTTTCGCTTCCCCGACATTATGGAAGTATCGCAGAAGGAAGTCATTCGTACGGTTTGTTCCGCTCCAAACCTTTCCCATTTCGAAACCATTGGTTTTGTTGGCTGGGACGGCGATCGGATCGCCTCTGTCATGGCAACCTCGCCAAACCTCAACGGCTTGCAAACGCTCGACCTCCTCGACTGTAACGTAGGACCGGCAGGGGCAACTGCGATCTTCCGATCCAAACACCTCCGCAGCCTTCGCCAGCTTGACCTCAGCGGTAACCCGATCGGGCCCGCCGGAGTGGCCGCTGTGGGCGAATCATCGCTGCGTGCCCTGAAAACACTCCGACTATTGAGTACGGGTATCGGCGATGCCGGTGCACACGCACTGAGCAAAGGAGCCGCGGCCCTCCCGTCGCTGCGCCGACTGGACGTGAGTGACAACCCGTTGTCACTTGATGCGATCTCAGCTATCCTCAATTCGCCGGCGCTCGCCCGCGTGACTGTGGACATAAGCACCGACCACCTCCCGGCGGCAATCGCCGCGGGCATCAACAAGAAGCTCTCCGAACACAACGATTTTGGCCAGGGAGCGAACGCTGGCAGAGAGTAA